One Sulfurihydrogenibium subterraneum DSM 15120 DNA segment encodes these proteins:
- a CDS encoding NUDIX domain-containing protein: protein MAIKTPYVAVDGIIKVFDEKENFKGIVLIERKNPPYGLALPGGFVDIGESVEDALIREMKEETNLDVEILKLFNVYSKPDRDPRFHTVSIVFVCKAYGQPIGKDDAKKAEVYRLEEIPFDKLVFDHGKIVRDFLNS from the coding sequence ATGGCAATAAAAACACCTTACGTAGCAGTTGACGGAATTATTAAAGTTTTTGATGAAAAAGAAAACTTTAAAGGAATAGTTCTAATAGAGAGAAAAAATCCACCTTACGGTTTAGCTTTACCAGGAGGATTTGTAGATATAGGAGAAAGTGTTGAAGATGCTCTAATCAGAGAGATGAAGGAAGAAACAAACTTAGACGTTGAAATATTAAAACTGTTTAACGTGTATTCAAAACCTGACAGAGACCCAAGATTCCACACTGTTTCTATAGTTTTTGTATGTAAAGCCTACGGGCAACCCATAGGTAAAGATGACGCAAAGAAAGCTGAAGTATACAGATTAGAAGAGATACCTTTTGATAAACTTGTTTTTGACCACGGAAAGATAGTTAGAGACTTTTTAAACAGTTGA
- a CDS encoding UDP-N-acetylmuramoyl-L-alanyl-D-glutamate--2,6-diaminopimelate ligase, translated as MKKLQDLLTDEKVINFGESQVIKGLANNSDKVEKDYAFFAIKGSSTDGHNFIESAISKGANTIFIQDTSLTDKLKRDYPHINIVFSENTRKSLATASNKFYDEPSKYLKVIGITGTNGKTTVSNLLAQYYEKAGYKVGVIGTINYRIGDEIISSGHTTPDPVQWFKTLNLMKEKGCDVVVAEVSSHAADQLRVYSTIFYGGIFTNLTQDHLDYHRTMENYFLAKREFFNQIQLFNDKPIGSINIDDPYGKRIYNDFKEKIDFITYGFEGEFKIKDYKLSIFETLFNVEYRGKNITFKTKLRGLFNVFNLSASISFLIKDGFDMDFLQSTTLDLNPIKGRFEVVEGKDFIIVIDYAHTPDALENILKSLNQIKQNKIITVFGAGGNRDRTKRPLMGKVAEDLSDVVIITSDNPRFEDPNQIINDILEGITQKSKVQVEPDRKKAIKYAIKMAQKGDIVLIAGKGHENYQIIKDQVIPFDDKEVAIQILKEL; from the coding sequence ATGAAGAAGCTGCAAGATTTACTAACAGATGAAAAAGTTATAAACTTTGGAGAAAGTCAAGTTATAAAAGGTTTGGCTAATAACAGCGACAAAGTAGAAAAAGATTACGCCTTTTTTGCTATCAAAGGAAGCTCTACAGACGGACACAACTTTATAGAATCTGCTATTAGCAAAGGTGCTAACACTATTTTTATTCAAGATACTTCATTAACAGATAAACTTAAAAGAGACTATCCTCACATTAATATAGTATTTTCAGAAAATACAAGAAAAAGTCTTGCTACAGCTTCAAATAAATTTTATGATGAACCTTCAAAGTATTTAAAAGTTATAGGAATTACAGGGACAAACGGAAAGACCACTGTCTCTAACCTTCTTGCCCAGTATTACGAAAAAGCAGGATACAAAGTAGGAGTAATAGGAACGATAAACTACCGTATAGGAGATGAGATTATATCTTCTGGACATACAACACCAGACCCAGTCCAATGGTTTAAAACTCTTAATCTTATGAAAGAAAAAGGTTGTGATGTGGTAGTTGCAGAGGTATCATCTCACGCAGCTGACCAATTAAGAGTCTACTCAACTATATTCTACGGAGGTATTTTTACAAACCTTACTCAAGACCATTTAGACTACCACAGAACTATGGAAAACTACTTTTTAGCAAAAAGAGAGTTTTTCAACCAGATACAGCTTTTCAACGACAAACCCATAGGCAGTATAAATATAGATGACCCTTATGGAAAAAGAATATACAACGATTTTAAAGAAAAGATAGACTTTATAACCTATGGGTTTGAAGGAGAGTTTAAGATAAAAGACTATAAACTGTCTATCTTTGAAACTTTGTTTAACGTAGAGTATAGAGGAAAAAACATAACCTTTAAAACAAAACTAAGAGGACTTTTTAATGTATTTAACCTATCAGCTTCTATATCTTTTCTTATAAAAGATGGATTTGATATGGACTTTTTGCAAAGTACAACCTTAGATTTAAATCCAATAAAAGGCAGGTTTGAGGTTGTAGAAGGGAAAGATTTTATAATTGTGATAGATTATGCCCACACACCAGATGCCCTTGAAAACATTTTAAAATCTTTAAACCAGATAAAACAAAACAAAATAATCACTGTTTTTGGAGCTGGAGGAAACAGAGACAGAACTAAAAGACCTCTTATGGGAAAAGTTGCAGAAGATTTATCAGATGTAGTAATAATTACGTCAGACAACCCAAGATTTGAAGACCCAAATCAGATAATAAACGACATATTAGAAGGAATAACTCAAAAGTCTAAAGTCCAAGTAGAGCCAGATAGAAAAAAAGCTATAAAGTATGCTATAAAAATGGCTCAAAAAGGAGATATAGTCCTAATAGCTGGAAAAGGACACGAAAACTATCAGATAATTAAAGACCAAGTTATACCATTTGACGATAAAGAAGTAGCTATACAAATACTGAAGGAGCTATAA
- a CDS encoding histone deacetylase family protein, whose protein sequence is MRKVGYIYDDIYLKHDTGIGHPESPQRLIYINKYIEPLKDRLIHISPRRSTAKEITLIHDTYYPQEIMDFCSAGGGYLDPDTHVGIHSYDAAVMAVGAGLEAVDKILTKEVERVFCAVRPPGHHSEKDKAMGFCIFNNIAITARYAQSKGLKKVFIIDFDAHHGNGTQKAFYDDDTVFYFSTHEYPFYPGTGSKDEKGIGKGYGYTYNVPLPAGTGDDVYIQVYREVLPPLVESFNPDIILVSAGYDLHEDDPLTYLEVSTEGIGKIVESILKLKDVPYIFMLEGGYNLDALGESVKLTIEKMLEV, encoded by the coding sequence ATGAGAAAAGTGGGCTACATTTACGATGATATTTACTTAAAACACGATACAGGTATAGGTCATCCAGAATCACCTCAAAGATTGATTTACATTAATAAGTATATTGAGCCACTTAAAGATAGACTTATTCACATAAGCCCAAGAAGATCAACTGCAAAGGAGATAACCCTTATACATGATACTTACTATCCTCAGGAGATTATGGATTTTTGCTCTGCGGGAGGAGGCTACTTAGACCCTGACACTCACGTAGGAATACATTCTTACGATGCTGCTGTAATGGCTGTAGGTGCAGGACTGGAGGCTGTAGATAAAATATTAACAAAAGAGGTAGAAAGGGTTTTTTGTGCAGTCAGACCCCCAGGACACCACTCAGAAAAAGATAAAGCTATGGGATTTTGCATTTTTAACAATATAGCAATCACAGCAAGGTATGCACAAAGCAAAGGTCTTAAAAAAGTCTTTATAATAGACTTTGACGCCCACCACGGAAATGGAACTCAAAAAGCTTTTTACGATGACGATACAGTTTTTTACTTTTCAACTCATGAATATCCATTCTATCCAGGAACAGGCTCAAAAGATGAAAAAGGCATAGGAAAAGGCTATGGATACACTTATAACGTCCCACTACCAGCAGGAACTGGAGATGATGTATATATACAGGTTTACAGAGAAGTACTACCACCTTTGGTAGAATCTTTTAACCCTGATATAATACTTGTATCAGCTGGATATGACTTACACGAAGATGACCCTCTTACGTACTTAGAAGTAAGCACAGAAGGCATAGGAAAAATCGTAGAAAGTATATTAAAGCTAAAAGATGTACCCTACATATTTATGTTAGAAGGTGGATACAACTTAGACGCCTTAGGAGAAAGTGTAAAGCTTACAATAGAAAAGATGTTAGAGGTTTAG
- the der gene encoding ribosome biogenesis GTPase Der: MDNYKYNPKHLRSKKMFRVAIVGRPNVGKSSLFNRLIGKRKAIVEDIPGVTRDRIISTTEWRGTRFEVVDTGGYITSDEDKFAPYIRKQVEKELQEADLLVFVVDGKAGLTPLDKEIATLLHRTEKPVIVAVNKIDDPEKEKLAYEFYELGFQDVIPISTIQKLGIADLLDKIYQYIPDYEKEIEYEEEEEEKDYIKVAIVGKPNAGKSSLLNAILNEERVLVSDIPGTTRDTVDTLFEKDGQKFLFLDTAGIRKRSKVEYGVEFFSVGRSIEAIEKADVVVLVIDATAGATEQDQKIAGLIQRKYKPAVIVINKIDMVKEKDLEKVIKHVKEKLYFIDYAPIVLTSASKRTGIEEFLKQIVNVYNQVWKRIGTGQLNRALKQITSLRQPPSYQGKPLKIYYATQLEGKPPAFLLFVNKAEGFKENYVKFLENNLRKLLGLENSPIKLLFKGKEEKSD, from the coding sequence ATAGATAATTATAAATATAATCCAAAACATCTAAGGAGTAAAAAAATGTTCAGAGTTGCAATAGTAGGAAGACCTAATGTAGGAAAATCTTCCCTTTTTAACAGGTTAATAGGTAAAAGAAAGGCAATAGTTGAAGATATACCGGGCGTTACAAGAGATAGGATAATATCAACAACAGAGTGGAGAGGCACAAGGTTTGAAGTAGTAGATACAGGTGGTTATATAACTTCAGATGAAGACAAATTTGCACCTTACATAAGAAAGCAAGTTGAAAAAGAACTTCAAGAGGCAGACCTTCTGGTTTTTGTAGTTGATGGAAAAGCCGGTTTAACACCGTTAGATAAAGAGATTGCAACACTTCTTCACAGAACAGAAAAACCTGTTATAGTAGCTGTAAACAAGATAGATGACCCAGAAAAAGAAAAGCTTGCTTACGAGTTTTACGAACTTGGTTTTCAAGATGTAATTCCTATTTCAACTATACAAAAGTTAGGCATAGCAGACCTTTTAGATAAGATATACCAGTACATTCCAGACTATGAAAAAGAGATAGAGTACGAAGAAGAGGAAGAAGAAAAGGATTACATAAAAGTAGCAATTGTAGGAAAACCAAACGCTGGAAAATCTTCTCTTTTAAACGCAATACTTAACGAGGAAAGAGTTTTAGTATCTGACATTCCCGGAACAACGAGAGACACGGTTGACACTCTTTTTGAAAAAGATGGTCAAAAGTTTCTATTTTTAGATACAGCAGGAATAAGAAAAAGGTCTAAAGTAGAGTATGGAGTAGAGTTTTTCTCAGTTGGAAGGTCTATAGAGGCTATAGAAAAAGCAGATGTAGTAGTACTTGTAATAGATGCTACTGCAGGAGCTACAGAACAAGACCAAAAAATTGCCGGATTAATACAAAGAAAATATAAACCAGCTGTTATAGTGATAAACAAAATAGATATGGTAAAAGAAAAAGATTTAGAGAAGGTTATAAAACACGTTAAAGAAAAACTCTACTTTATTGACTATGCACCGATAGTTTTAACATCTGCATCTAAAAGAACTGGTATAGAAGAATTTTTAAAACAGATTGTCAACGTTTATAACCAAGTATGGAAAAGAATTGGTACAGGTCAGCTCAACAGAGCATTGAAACAGATTACTTCATTAAGACAACCACCTTCATACCAAGGAAAACCATTAAAGATATACTATGCAACACAGTTAGAAGGAAAACCACCTGCGTTTTTGCTATTTGTAAACAAAGCAGAAGGCTTTAAAGAAAATTACGTAAAATTTTTAGAAAACAACTTAAGAAAACTTTTAGGATTAGAAAACTCACCGATAAAACTGTTATTTAAAGGTAAAGAAGAAAAATCAGATTGA
- a CDS encoding nitrilase-related carbon-nitrogen hydrolase, which translates to MLVYALQLNLELGNVDSNMKKVCDILSSRKIKSDSLVLLPEMFSCGFDNDNLIEHAKKTPKIYRELQEISKEKKLVIAGTVPERKKNEIYNMGFVIDNGEITAKRPKVKLFTPTNEHKYFKAGKNIHIDITESSAGNLGFMICFELRFPNIAYHLRKKDVEIILVPAQWGKERVEHLKILSRARAIETQSFVIVSNTVGKIGEIEYAGHSGIYSPWGDILDIERNDEGVVWTDIDLDEVYKVRNKIKMEL; encoded by the coding sequence TTGTTAGTATACGCTTTACAGCTAAACTTAGAATTGGGAAACGTAGATTCTAATATGAAAAAAGTATGCGATATACTTAGCTCCAGAAAAATAAAATCAGATTCGTTAGTACTACTTCCTGAGATGTTTAGCTGTGGTTTTGACAACGATAATCTCATAGAACACGCTAAAAAAACTCCAAAAATATACAGAGAGCTTCAAGAAATATCAAAAGAAAAAAAGTTAGTTATAGCTGGGACAGTTCCTGAAAGGAAAAAAAATGAAATATACAACATGGGATTTGTAATAGATAACGGAGAGATAACGGCAAAAAGACCTAAAGTAAAACTGTTTACACCTACAAACGAGCACAAATACTTTAAAGCGGGAAAAAATATACATATAGACATTACAGAAAGCTCTGCTGGAAACCTTGGATTTATGATATGTTTTGAGCTTAGATTTCCAAATATAGCTTACCATTTAAGAAAAAAAGATGTAGAGATAATTCTTGTACCAGCTCAGTGGGGAAAAGAAAGAGTAGAACATCTAAAAATCTTGTCCAGGGCAAGGGCGATTGAAACTCAATCTTTTGTTATTGTTAGCAATACAGTTGGAAAGATAGGAGAGATAGAGTATGCTGGACACTCGGGTATATACTCACCTTGGGGCGATATACTTGATATAGAGAGAAACGATGAAGGAGTTGTTTGGACAGACATTGACTTAGATGAAGTTTATAAAGTTAGAAATAAAATAAAAATGGAGCTGTAA
- the pyrE gene encoding orotate phosphoribosyltransferase, which translates to MDYKKRLEELIKERALKVADEPIFKLSSGKMSNYYLDLRTITLDPEGGYVIGNLVYQMVKDKKPDAVGGLTLGADPIAYATSLVSYLNNDPIKPFVVRKEPKGHGTGKQIEGNVKPGENVYILEDVVTTAGSSLKACKVAKEFGLNVLGVIAIVDREEGGEENLKKEGFELIPIFKVSHFLKK; encoded by the coding sequence ATGGATTACAAAAAAAGATTAGAAGAGTTAATCAAAGAAAGAGCTTTAAAAGTAGCAGATGAACCAATATTTAAGCTATCTTCTGGAAAAATGAGCAACTACTACCTTGATCTAAGGACTATAACCTTAGACCCAGAAGGTGGATACGTAATTGGAAACCTTGTTTACCAGATGGTTAAAGATAAAAAACCAGACGCAGTAGGAGGTCTAACCCTCGGAGCTGACCCGATAGCCTATGCCACTTCCCTTGTATCGTATCTTAATAATGACCCTATAAAGCCCTTTGTTGTAAGGAAAGAGCCTAAAGGACACGGAACAGGAAAACAGATAGAAGGAAACGTAAAACCGGGAGAAAATGTTTATATATTAGAAGATGTTGTAACTACAGCAGGGTCTTCTTTGAAAGCATGTAAAGTAGCAAAAGAGTTTGGTTTAAACGTACTGGGAGTAATAGCTATAGTTGATAGAGAAGAAGGTGGAGAAGAGAATCTAAAAAAAGAAGGATTTGAGCTTATACCTATTTTTAAAGTTTCACATTTTCTTAAAAAGTAG
- the ccsA gene encoding cytochrome c biogenesis protein CcsA, with the protein MSKLFLLMPILFYFLSSVSFWIYLFTKNSKVQKFGHSFFGLGFTFQLLLFVLNTLNNKALPLHSLEEILVFLGLILAAIFYGFSFFYRKQLIEFGSLIAPFVMFLLAFSIPLSQGTQNIYNNFWFYLHVGSLILAYGLIVFSSIAAIIYIFTDRDLKRKKVNSFFVVKFSSSLSLVQNLEYKSTILAFIFLSIGLIASSLWSAIYVGKHWIWDIKQVLLFILWIFYGFILHARLIKHIKGRKGSYLTLIGSLFAFIVFWLVGHPTF; encoded by the coding sequence ATGAGCAAACTTTTTTTACTCATGCCTATACTGTTTTACTTTTTATCATCGGTTAGTTTTTGGATATACTTGTTTACAAAAAACAGTAAAGTTCAAAAGTTTGGACATTCCTTTTTTGGACTGGGTTTTACTTTTCAGCTTCTTCTTTTTGTTTTAAATACTCTAAATAATAAAGCTCTTCCTTTACATTCTTTGGAAGAGATTTTAGTTTTTCTTGGACTGATTCTTGCTGCTATCTTTTATGGATTTTCTTTTTTTTATAGAAAACAACTTATAGAGTTTGGTTCTTTAATAGCTCCGTTTGTAATGTTTTTACTAGCTTTTTCTATACCTTTATCACAAGGCACTCAAAACATTTACAATAACTTTTGGTTTTATCTTCATGTTGGGTCTTTAATTCTTGCATATGGTTTAATTGTATTTTCATCTATTGCTGCAATTATATACATTTTTACAGATAGAGATTTAAAAAGAAAGAAAGTGAACTCATTTTTTGTTGTTAAGTTTTCTTCTTCTTTGTCCTTGGTTCAAAATTTGGAGTATAAATCTACAATTTTAGCGTTTATCTTTTTGAGTATAGGTTTAATAGCCTCTTCTCTATGGAGTGCTATTTACGTAGGTAAACATTGGATATGGGATATTAAGCAGGTTCTTTTATTTATTCTGTGGATTTTTTACGGTTTTATTCTTCATGCAAGACTTATAAAACATATAAAAGGAAGGAAAGGGTCTTATCTGACCCTTATAGGAAGTTTATTTGCATTTATCGTTTTTTGGCTTGTAGGACACCCTACTTTTTAA
- the gltA gene encoding NADPH-dependent glutamate synthase: MEKKKIVYRRHDRNPIPLLPPEIRKNTFKEYSLGLGHTAAKDEANRCILCKKPPCQEHQGKYGCPVYGDINLWIEQIQNNNLIEAMRILRAKNPFPSVCGRVCPQDRLCESTCVLTFKDNGQAVNIGGLERFVGDSIRMSGIQWKDPQDPPTGKKVAVVGAGPAGLSAAYFLAKKGHSVVVFEALPFTGGVMRYGIPTARLDREVLDWEISLIEKLGVEIKTGIKVGKDISLNDLRKQFDAVFIGVGSGRGKKMGIPGEDLKGVYTAISFLMKANVDNVDDMLAPEVDIELPRNKKVAVIGGGFTAADCMYTSIRLGNETHLVYRRTRDTSSARQEEWDHLAEEGAILRWLTQPIEVIGNEKGEVVGLKCIKMELVPDEKGGRPKPVEVPGSEHIIECDAVVMAVGQGDNPLAYKDVEGLNIDKWNNLSTVDKKFRTNVEGIFAGGDVVNGGDTVVVAVRHGRDAAESIHEYLMTNEWKYGEE, from the coding sequence ATGGAAAAGAAAAAAATCGTTTACCGAAGACACGATAGAAATCCTATTCCATTATTACCGCCAGAAATAAGAAAAAATACATTTAAAGAGTACTCTTTAGGTTTGGGGCATACAGCTGCAAAAGATGAAGCAAATAGATGTATACTCTGTAAAAAGCCTCCTTGCCAAGAGCATCAAGGTAAGTATGGTTGTCCTGTTTATGGTGATATAAATCTGTGGATAGAGCAGATTCAGAATAACAACCTTATTGAAGCAATGAGAATCCTCAGGGCAAAGAACCCATTCCCATCAGTATGTGGAAGGGTTTGTCCTCAAGATAGACTTTGTGAAAGTACATGCGTTCTTACATTTAAAGACAATGGTCAGGCTGTAAATATAGGTGGATTAGAAAGGTTTGTAGGAGATTCTATCAGAATGTCCGGAATACAGTGGAAAGACCCTCAAGACCCACCAACTGGTAAAAAAGTTGCAGTAGTTGGGGCTGGACCTGCTGGATTATCAGCTGCTTACTTCTTAGCTAAGAAAGGTCATTCAGTAGTAGTGTTTGAGGCTTTGCCATTTACCGGCGGTGTAATGAGATACGGTATTCCTACAGCAAGGTTAGATAGAGAGGTTTTAGACTGGGAGATTTCATTGATAGAAAAATTAGGAGTTGAAATAAAAACAGGAATAAAAGTTGGAAAAGATATATCTTTAAATGATTTAAGGAAACAATTTGATGCGGTGTTTATAGGTGTTGGTAGTGGAAGAGGGAAAAAGATGGGTATTCCAGGGGAAGATTTAAAAGGGGTGTACACAGCAATATCTTTCTTAATGAAGGCAAATGTTGACAATGTAGATGATATGCTTGCTCCAGAAGTAGATATAGAGCTTCCAAGAAATAAAAAAGTTGCCGTTATCGGTGGTGGATTTACAGCTGCTGACTGTATGTACACATCAATAAGACTTGGTAATGAAACTCACTTAGTATACAGAAGAACGAGAGATACATCTTCTGCAAGGCAGGAAGAATGGGATCACTTAGCTGAAGAAGGAGCGATTTTACGTTGGTTAACACAACCTATAGAAGTTATAGGAAATGAAAAAGGAGAAGTGGTAGGTTTAAAGTGTATAAAAATGGAGCTTGTTCCAGATGAAAAAGGTGGAAGACCAAAACCCGTGGAAGTTCCCGGTTCAGAACATATAATTGAGTGTGATGCAGTTGTTATGGCTGTAGGTCAAGGAGATAACCCTCTTGCCTACAAAGATGTAGAAGGATTAAATATAGACAAATGGAATAATCTATCTACAGTAGATAAAAAGTTTAGAACAAACGTTGAAGGCATATTTGCAGGTGGAGATGTTGTAAACGGCGGAGATACTGTAGTAGTAGCTGTAAGACATGGTAGAGATGCAGCAGAAAGTATTCATGAATATTTAATGACTAACGAATGGAAATACGGAGAAGAGTAA
- the argF gene encoding ornithine carbamoyltransferase yields MARSFISFTDLNKEEVLNIIEYAKKLKKDKFLDQSLKGKSIGLIFMKQSTRTRLSFEVGVYQMGGQPVYISGSSTQLARGEDIKDTARVMARYLDGIVIRTFSHQEVEDLAKYGNIPVINALTDYQHPCQVLADLMTITEVFGTLAGKKIAYVGDGNNMANTLLLACAVMGMDISVATPPNYEPNSKAVLEAVIIAQKTGSKIELTNDPKKAVLDADVIYTDVWVSMGQEGEKEKKKAFEGFTVNKDLVVLAKPDAVVMHCLPAHKGEEISEDVFERYADVIFNQAENRLHVQKSLMSLLFKK; encoded by the coding sequence ATGGCAAGGAGTTTTATTTCTTTTACAGACCTTAATAAAGAAGAGGTTTTGAACATTATAGAGTATGCAAAAAAGTTAAAAAAAGATAAATTTTTAGACCAATCTTTAAAAGGTAAATCTATAGGTCTTATTTTTATGAAACAGTCAACAAGGACAAGACTTTCTTTTGAAGTTGGCGTTTATCAGATGGGTGGTCAACCTGTTTATATATCTGGTTCATCTACACAGCTGGCAAGGGGTGAAGATATAAAAGATACAGCAAGAGTGATGGCAAGATACTTAGATGGTATAGTAATAAGAACTTTTTCTCATCAAGAAGTTGAAGATTTGGCAAAGTACGGCAATATTCCAGTTATAAATGCATTAACAGACTATCAACATCCTTGTCAAGTTTTAGCAGATTTAATGACGATAACAGAGGTCTTCGGAACATTAGCAGGTAAGAAGATTGCTTACGTAGGAGATGGAAACAATATGGCAAATACTCTTTTACTTGCGTGTGCTGTGATGGGAATGGATATTTCAGTTGCAACACCACCAAATTATGAACCAAACTCAAAAGCGGTCTTAGAAGCTGTAATTATTGCTCAAAAAACAGGTTCAAAAATAGAGTTGACCAACGACCCCAAAAAAGCAGTTTTAGATGCAGATGTAATCTACACTGACGTATGGGTCAGTATGGGTCAAGAAGGAGAAAAAGAAAAGAAAAAAGCGTTTGAAGGTTTTACTGTAAATAAAGATTTAGTTGTACTGGCAAAACCAGACGCAGTTGTAATGCACTGTCTTCCTGCTCACAAAGGAGAAGAAATATCAGAAGATGTTTTTGAACGCTATGCAGATGTTATATTTAACCAAGCTGAAAACAGATTACACGTTCAAAAATCTTTAATGAGTCTTTTATTTAAAAAATAG
- a CDS encoding aspartate carbamoyltransferase catalytic subunit: MKDLYSVNQLEKKDIQKIFQLAKDYKSRFLKGEKKFNDLRGYSVLLVFFENSTRTRTSFELAGKILGADTINISASSSSVKKGETLYDTVKTLEALNSDFIVIRHYMSGAAKIVADSVKSHVINAGDGTNEHPTQGLLDAFTVLEKKGSLEGLKIAIVGDIQHSRVARSDVKLFKKLGSEITLCAPMTMLPRHYEALGADYITTDIKEAVKDKDVVIFLRIQLERQDKPFFSTLREYSIKYGLNQELLKIMKPDAVIMHPGPVNRGVEIQSELVYSDRSLILNQVENGLFIRMAVYKYLLS, translated from the coding sequence ATGAAAGACCTTTACTCTGTAAACCAACTTGAAAAAAAAGACATTCAAAAAATTTTTCAATTAGCAAAGGATTACAAAAGTAGATTTTTAAAAGGAGAAAAGAAGTTTAACGATTTAAGAGGATATTCCGTTTTACTTGTGTTTTTCGAAAATTCTACAAGAACCAGAACTTCCTTTGAACTTGCCGGAAAAATATTGGGAGCTGATACTATAAACATATCAGCATCTTCAAGCTCTGTAAAAAAAGGAGAGACTCTTTATGATACGGTAAAAACTTTAGAAGCGTTGAACTCTGACTTTATAGTAATAAGACACTATATGTCAGGAGCTGCAAAAATAGTAGCAGACAGTGTAAAAAGTCATGTTATAAATGCCGGTGATGGGACAAATGAACATCCTACTCAGGGATTATTAGATGCATTCACTGTTTTAGAAAAAAAAGGAAGTCTAGAAGGTCTTAAAATAGCCATTGTAGGAGATATACAACACAGTAGAGTTGCAAGGTCTGACGTAAAACTGTTTAAGAAGTTAGGGTCAGAAATTACGTTATGTGCTCCTATGACAATGCTACCAAGGCACTACGAAGCCTTAGGAGCAGATTACATTACAACAGATATTAAAGAAGCAGTAAAAGATAAAGATGTTGTTATATTTCTTAGAATACAGTTAGAAAGACAAGATAAACCTTTTTTCTCTACACTTAGAGAATACTCTATAAAGTATGGATTAAATCAGGAACTGCTAAAAATTATGAAGCCAGATGCTGTTATAATGCACCCTGGACCTGTTAACAGAGGAGTCGAAATTCAAAGTGAGCTTGTATACTCAGATAGAAGTTTAATCCTAAATCAAGTAGAAAATGGCCTTTTTATAAGAATGGCGGTATATAAATATCTTTTAAGTTGA
- a CDS encoding DedA family protein yields MVENLESFLSSYGYFAVFLGTFIEGELFLLVAGFFIKHGFLQPLPTFIFSIFGALTHELIYFFLGRWKGRHILLGNKYTKKRYRKAKKLVEKYGIYSLFIIRFLYGMRVVPMMLMGATGFNVYKFLFFNILSLILWASIFLTIGYLLGHTATAIFGDLKHYYFIFGLSIVVIGLIFYFLYLTITRLKKIY; encoded by the coding sequence ATGGTTGAAAACTTAGAAAGCTTTCTGTCTTCTTACGGTTATTTTGCTGTTTTTTTGGGAACGTTTATAGAAGGAGAGCTGTTTTTATTAGTGGCTGGATTTTTTATTAAACACGGTTTTTTACAGCCTTTGCCAACCTTTATATTTTCGATTTTTGGAGCTCTAACCCACGAGCTTATCTACTTTTTCTTAGGAAGATGGAAAGGAAGGCATATTCTACTTGGAAATAAATACACTAAAAAAAGGTACAGAAAAGCTAAGAAATTGGTAGAAAAGTATGGAATATACTCTTTATTTATAATAAGATTTTTGTATGGAATGAGAGTTGTTCCAATGATGCTTATGGGTGCAACTGGGTTTAACGTTTATAAGTTTCTTTTTTTTAATATTTTATCGTTGATACTCTGGGCTTCAATATTCTTGACAATTGGCTATCTACTGGGACATACAGCTACAGCAATTTTTGGAGACTTAAAGCATTATTACTTTATATTTGGATTATCTATTGTTGTCATTGGATTAATCTTTTACTTTTTATACTTAACTATAACAAGGTTAAAGAAAATTTACTAA